The Deltaproteobacteria bacterium sequence AGGCCTACCGGCGGGAACTGTCCCAACTGGAAGACCAGTTGCATGGCCTGAAGGATGCTGATAAGCGCTATGATATGGAAGGAGAAATTGCTTACCTTAAAGAAGATATTGATAATACTGCCGCTAAAATCAGAAAATTGCGGCAGGTCAGGCCCATTGATAAAAGAGAAGAACCGCGTGATGAGGCAGACAGGATGGTCCTGGAAAAGGGGGAGCCTGTTTACAGCTTTGAAGGAGACAATGCAAGGGTGCTTATTCCCTATACGGTCAGGGAAAAGGGATGTGCCGAGAAATCGGGGTGCCATAAGTATGCCGGGGAAGGAGATGTCCTTGGTGCTATCAGTCTTGAATTTTCCATTGAATCGATCAACCGTGAAATAAGTGAAAATAATGTAAAAATGGCCGGTCTCTGGCTGATGAGAGTCGTCATTCTTTTTGCCATTATCAGTTTTTTGCTCACCTTTATTATAACGAAAAATCTGCGTCGCATGCTGAATACATTTAAACTTATTTCTCAGGGAGATTTTTCGACGAGAGTTCCTGTGAAAAACAGTGATGAGATCGGTATCCTGTCGGATGGTTTTAACAACATGGCTTCCTCCCTGGAAAGAACAAAAAAGGAATTGGATCAGCATCTTCTCGAACTTTATACGCTTTATAATATCAGCAAAACAATGAATTCAACGCTGGAGACGGAAACCTTATTAACTCAGCTTGTTAAAGATATCAGCGAAAGTATGAAAATTGATAAAATCATTATTATGCTGCTTACCGTTGTAAAAGAAGAGATTTATGTTGCTTCTGCGGCGGGCTTTGATAGTAAGGCCATTCTCGACTTCAGGGTCAAAGCCGGTGAAGGGCCCTATGGCAAAGCTGTGCTTACCGGTAAAAGCAGGCTCATAGACAATGTGGAAGAATATTCCCCTGTTCTGCCGGAAGAGTACTTTTCTCCCGAAATTAACTCCGCCCTTATTGTTCCTTTTTTAAGGAGAGGAGAGGTTCTCGGACTTATCTGCGGTTATAAGGAAAAACCGAACAAGTTCAAATCTTCTGATGAGCAGCTTTTCAACAGTGTTGCCGAACATGTCTGTCTTGCCCTGGAGAATGCGAAGCTCTTTGAAGAAACGAAGACGATGGCTATTACCGACGGTTTGACAGGTCTCTACAACAAACAGTTTTTCCAGGAAAAACTGGACCTGGAAATAGAGCGGGCAAGGCGCAAAAAGCACGATCTTTCTATTATTCTTATGGACCTTGATAATTTCAAACATTATAACGACACAAACGGCCATCCCGCCGGTGATGTTCTTCTAAGGAGTCTCGCTGCGCTTCTAAATGAGGTTGTCAGAAAAATTGACCTTGCCTGCCGTTACGGCGGTGAGGAGTTCGTTATTATTTTGCCGGAAACCGATAAGGCAGGCGCCGGGAAACTTGCCGGGACGATTGTTGAAAAAATAGCCGGCCATCCTTTTGATCACAGAGAAAAACAACCGCTTGGATTTGTATCGGCAAGTATCGGCGTGGCTGCATTTCCTTCTGATGGCAGGAAGGCCGATGAGATTGTCAAAAAAGCCGATCAGGCTTTATACAGGGCCAAAGAAAAAGGAAAAAACAGGGTTGTTGCCTATTCCCGGCATGATGATTATTAAAAAGATATGGTCCTTTCTTCCCTGTTTCTTTCCGCTTATTCAAGTGTCCTTTGCCGGACCTGAGAAAGTCCTGTCTTCTGTAATCATTCCTGTTTTAGTAAAGAATCCACACCCAGAAGACGTTGCCTTACTTGAGTCCTAAAAGGGCTTGCTTTTCCTTCCCGTTAAAAGGCAGCCGAGTGTAGCCGTTGACTGAGGATGAAGGGCACAAACTGTCTGAGCGAAGCGAGTTTTTGTGCCCGCCGAAGGCAACGGTGGAAGGAGGGGAGTCCCGCTTTGGCGGGACCAGGTTTTAGGGCGGCCTTTCTTTTGTTACTTTTCTTTGTCCGCAAAAGAAAAGTAAAATTATTATGGCATAGCTTTTTAACTCTAACCCCGCCCAAAGGAGGAGGATTTCAAAGATTAATTAAAATAATGGTAAAAGGAGAAAGGGAATATCAATATTCTTTTAACCGGGCTTTTCTGTCTTTATACTTTTCCGCCAGCGGAAGGTAATATTCGAAAAGAGAGTTATAGACGGGATAGACCTTCTCTTTTTCAAGTTTTTCTGCCTGTTCTTTAAGGCTCTTGAGTGTGGTAAAGGGCCAGCGTCGCTGAAAAAAATTAGCTATCCATGCAGGAACCCAGCCTTTGGGGTCACCATGAAACTCGGCTTCAATTGATGTCTTGTTATCATCAAGGATGGTCAGGACATATTTGCTTTCCATTAATTCCGCTCTCACTATCCCGTCTCGTTCCGGCATGGCGGAATCCGTAACGGAATGCATAAGAAGGACCACTTCTCCCTTCACTTGATTGATGATTGCTTTGCTGTGGAAAACAACGTCCCTGTCGGCAATTGGCCAGATGCCGTAAACGTGGGTATACTCGATGCTTTCAAGGGGAGTAAATAATCGTACCGTATCCGATTCGGCCAGGCGCGTGACCCATTCCTTATGACGGGGCTTGTCATTAATGACATTGATTAACGTGCCTATAGAGGTATTCACCGTTGCCATGCCTTTAAAGGCAAGGAGAGAACTTCCTTCCACTTTTCGGCTGAATATTTTTATGCCATTCTTGCTTTTAATCTTTTTCCAGCCCACATCGGCTCCTGCTTTCCGGGGAGCGGAAAGGGAAGATGCAATAAGTATGATAATGCAAAATTGCAGGAACAGTCTGTATAAAATATTATTCATCTTGTCTGTTTATATAGATTCATCAAGCCATCACTGTATATGACGGCTGTGCTTTGGTCAAGCGCGCCGTCTGGCAATGAGTGTGGCTATTCCCTTTCTCCTGTTGTTTTCAGTGAAAATTCCTTCCCTGTAATGATGGGCCTGAAGCTCCCTGAAGAGGTGGGGCAATTCATTCATACCCAGAAGGTAATCGGCATTTGAGGGAGGACCTATCGATTTTTGCATTTCCGTATAGGTTTCAAAGAGAAGAGCACCTCCTTTCTTCAGTCCCTTAATAATTTGGGGAGCAAGCGACCTGTCGAGATAGTAATAACATATAATGAGATCATATGTTTGAGGATTGATTTTATAGGAGGTAAGGTCGGCGCAGATAAAATTAATTTTTAATCCTGCTTCTTCTGCAAAAGCCCGGCTTTTTTCAATAGCCACTGATGAGTTGTCTACGGCGTCCACGTCAAATCCCTTGCCTGCGAGAAAGAGGGCGTTTCTTCCCGTGCCGCAGGCAAGGTCGAGGGCCTTGCCCCGTGGCAGGCGATGAAGGAATTTTACCAGTGATGCCGAAGGGGGTCTTAGGCCTTCTTCATCAGATTGAGAATAGACAGTGTCCCATTTCTTCATAATCATTAATTATGCCTTTAAATGATCAAAATTCAAGGGTAATATTAAAAAGAACCGGCATCTTTAATGAATCTGTTTGTGAGCATAATGGCCAGGCTGTCTGAATTTGAATTTTTCAGCTCTCTCAGGTATTTTCTGCCCGAAGAGTTTAAGAATGGAACCCTTGAATACCCTTTCAATGGCTCACCATCGGTGAAAGATGCCATTGAAGCCCTTGGCGCTCCCCATACGGAAGTCGCTTTTATCATCTGCAACGGCAGGCCGGTGGATTTTACATTCCAGCTTAAGGGAGGAGAGAATATTGCTGTTTATCCCTACCATCATCGCCGTGGCAAAACTGAAAAACCGATCTCTCCTCTCATGCCGCCGAAGCGTCCCTCTTTTATTGCCGATGTGCACCTGGGGAGACTTGCAAGGTTTATGAGAGTTGCCGGTTTCGATACCCTCTATGAAAAAGAAGATCCGGGAGATGAAACTATTGCCGCCGTTGCTTCAAAAGAAAGCCGCATAGTCCTGACGAGAGATGTGGGCCTGCTGAAGAGGTCGGTCGTACACTACGGCTATATTTTGAGAAGTTCAAGCTCAAGACTGCAATTTAGTGAAGTCGTTGAGCGATATTCCTTAAAACCGATTTTCAGACCTTTCGGCAGGTGCGTGCATTGCAACGGCCTTATCGGAAAGATTAAAAAGAAAGAAATCGAAAGCTCACTTCCTGAAGGAATCAGGCGTGATTTTGATAAGTTTTTCATTTGTTCAGAGTGCAGCCATGTTTATTGGGAGGGGAGCCACTACAAGCGGATCAGCGACATGCTTAAGCATGTATGAGGGATAGGAAGATTAAGCCCTACCATAAATAATAAACCATATTCAGATTGACGGTGACAGGGCTGTAGTCAACTTGAGCTACGATTTTTGTAGCGCCGACGATGTATTCATCTTCCAGCTTGAGCGGTGTTCCCGCAATATCGAGGTAAAAGGAAAAATTGGCGCCCAGATCATATTCCAGACCGGCAAAGACACTGTAACTATCGGCTTCAATGGAGTACTCCCGGCCTAAAATGGTATCCTCTTTTTCTACATGCAGGTATCCTCCCCCCAAATAAGGTTTTAAGGGATAATCCGGATTCATTCTGTAAAAAAGCTTTGCTTCATAAGAGGTAAACAGTCCGGCGCCGTAATTTCCCTGAATGCCTATATTGGCGTGCGGCCAGATGATGAGAGATGCGCCTGCGCTGGTGTTGACTGCATTGACGGCAGCGCCGATGCCGAGGATCTTCCTGGAAATTTTTTTCTCTTTAAATGGTTCTTTCTTTTTTTTTATTCCGGCAGCCTTCTTTGGTTTTTTTTTCTTTTCTATCTTTTCTATCTTTT is a genomic window containing:
- a CDS encoding diguanylate cyclase, producing MERKLSKFNISAKFLGAIGIILAIFTAWDISYNAEKEKKITEKVVKDWAFFFAENVRVTLNELMRKDRMDMRFDIFKSMSEELTGLKDVRVIRGKRTDEIFREINERDIIPLLETNVKAYRRELSQLEDQLHGLKDADKRYDMEGEIAYLKEDIDNTAAKIRKLRQVRPIDKREEPRDEADRMVLEKGEPVYSFEGDNARVLIPYTVREKGCAEKSGCHKYAGEGDVLGAISLEFSIESINREISENNVKMAGLWLMRVVILFAIISFLLTFIITKNLRRMLNTFKLISQGDFSTRVPVKNSDEIGILSDGFNNMASSLERTKKELDQHLLELYTLYNISKTMNSTLETETLLTQLVKDISESMKIDKIIIMLLTVVKEEIYVASAAGFDSKAILDFRVKAGEGPYGKAVLTGKSRLIDNVEEYSPVLPEEYFSPEINSALIVPFLRRGEVLGLICGYKEKPNKFKSSDEQLFNSVAEHVCLALENAKLFEETKTMAITDGLTGLYNKQFFQEKLDLEIERARRKKHDLSIILMDLDNFKHYNDTNGHPAGDVLLRSLAALLNEVVRKIDLACRYGGEEFVIILPETDKAGAGKLAGTIVEKIAGHPFDHREKQPLGFVSASIGVAAFPSDGRKADEIVKKADQALYRAKEKGKNRVVAYSRHDDY
- a CDS encoding START domain-containing protein, whose product is MNNILYRLFLQFCIIILIASSLSAPRKAGADVGWKKIKSKNGIKIFSRKVEGSSLLAFKGMATVNTSIGTLINVINDKPRHKEWVTRLAESDTVRLFTPLESIEYTHVYGIWPIADRDVVFHSKAIINQVKGEVVLLMHSVTDSAMPERDGIVRAELMESKYVLTILDDNKTSIEAEFHGDPKGWVPAWIANFFQRRWPFTTLKSLKEQAEKLEKEKVYPVYNSLFEYYLPLAEKYKDRKARLKEY
- a CDS encoding class I SAM-dependent methyltransferase — protein: MKKWDTVYSQSDEEGLRPPSASLVKFLHRLPRGKALDLACGTGRNALFLAGKGFDVDAVDNSSVAIEKSRAFAEEAGLKINFICADLTSYKINPQTYDLIICYYYLDRSLAPQIIKGLKKGGALLFETYTEMQKSIGPPSNADYLLGMNELPHLFRELQAHHYREGIFTENNRRKGIATLIARRRA
- a CDS encoding Mut7-C ubiquitin/RNAse domain-containing protein gives rise to the protein MNLFVSIMARLSEFEFFSSLRYFLPEEFKNGTLEYPFNGSPSVKDAIEALGAPHTEVAFIICNGRPVDFTFQLKGGENIAVYPYHHRRGKTEKPISPLMPPKRPSFIADVHLGRLARFMRVAGFDTLYEKEDPGDETIAAVASKESRIVLTRDVGLLKRSVVHYGYILRSSSSRLQFSEVVERYSLKPIFRPFGRCVHCNGLIGKIKKKEIESSLPEGIRRDFDKFFICSECSHVYWEGSHYKRISDMLKHV
- a CDS encoding porin family protein, with the protein product MKEKSKKFFIFICLTLITFSLCSAESLEARGKGPEKDEVIALYPGATFIKKSTLKNKTVKKEYCSKDAIKFIKKYYKRKHPGAVELTMGTREGDIQKLLLDVKSPLERHKSRKSISFLTTQKRGKCRTIIWIQDLPKKKIEKIEKIEKKKKPKKAAGIKKKKEPFKEKKISRKILGIGAAVNAVNTSAGASLIIWPHANIGIQGNYGAGLFTSYEAKLFYRMNPDYPLKPYLGGGYLHVEKEDTILGREYSIEADSYSVFAGLEYDLGANFSFYLDIAGTPLKLEDEYIVGATKIVAQVDYSPVTVNLNMVYYLW